The following coding sequences lie in one Vibrio casei genomic window:
- the rplW gene encoding 50S ribosomal protein L23, giving the protein MISEERLLKVLRAPHISEKATMAAEKANTIVFKVAINATKKEIKAAVEKLFEVEVKSVNTLVLKGKTKRQGMREGRRSDVKKAYVTLKEGQDLDFVGGAE; this is encoded by the coding sequence ATGATCAGTGAAGAGCGTCTACTAAAAGTTCTACGTGCTCCACATATCTCTGAAAAAGCGACAATGGCTGCTGAAAAAGCAAACACAATCGTTTTCAAAGTTGCTATTAACGCAACTAAAAAAGAGATCAAAGCAGCTGTAGAGAAGCTATTTGAAGTTGAAGTTAAGTCTGTAAATACCCTAGTTCTTAAGGGTAAGACCAAGCGTCAAGGTATGCGTGAAGGCCGTCGTTCAGACGTGAAAAAAGCTTACGTTACCTTGAAGGAAGGTCAAGACCTTGACTTCGTTGGCGGTGCTGAGTAA
- the rplD gene encoding 50S ribosomal protein L4 translates to MELMVKGADALTVSETTFGREFNEALVHQVVVAYAAGARQGTRAQKTRSEVSGGGAKPWRQKGTGRARAGTIRSPIWRTGGVTFAAKPQDHSQKVNKKMYRGAMKSILSELVRQERLIVVDNFSVEAPKTKDLVAKLKDLELNDVLIVTSEVDENLFLAARNLYKVDARDVAGIDPVSLIAFDKVLITADAVKQVEEMLA, encoded by the coding sequence ATGGAATTGATGGTTAAAGGTGCTGATGCACTAACTGTTTCCGAGACTACTTTCGGACGTGAGTTTAACGAAGCTCTTGTACATCAAGTAGTTGTTGCATATGCAGCAGGTGCTCGTCAAGGTACACGTGCTCAAAAGACTCGTTCTGAAGTATCTGGTGGCGGCGCTAAACCATGGCGTCAAAAAGGTACTGGCCGCGCGCGTGCTGGTACAATCCGTAGCCCAATCTGGCGTACAGGTGGTGTTACTTTTGCTGCGAAACCACAGGATCACAGCCAAAAAGTAAACAAAAAAATGTACCGTGGTGCTATGAAAAGCATTCTTTCTGAATTAGTTCGTCAAGAGCGTTTAATCGTTGTTGATAACTTCTCAGTTGAAGCGCCAAAAACTAAAGACCTAGTTGCTAAGCTTAAAGATCTTGAGCTAAACGATGTTTTAATCGTAACTAGCGAAGTAGACGAGAATCTATTCTTAGCTGCTCGTAACCTTTACAAAGTTGATGCACGTGATGTTGCTGGTATTGATCCAGTAAGTCTAATCGCATTTGACAAGGTTCTAATTACTGCTGACGCAGTGAAGCAAGTTGAGGAGATGCTGGCATGA
- the rpsJ gene encoding 30S ribosomal protein S10 — MQNQRIRIRLKAFDYRLIDQSTAEIVETAKRTGAQVRGPIPLPTRKERFTVLVSPHVNKDARDQYEIRTHKRLIDIVEPTDKTVDALMRLDLAAGVDVQISLG, encoded by the coding sequence ATGCAGAACCAACGTATTCGTATCCGCCTAAAGGCTTTCGATTATCGTCTAATCGATCAGTCTACTGCGGAAATCGTTGAAACAGCAAAGCGCACCGGCGCACAGGTTCGTGGTCCTATTCCACTTCCTACTCGTAAAGAGCGTTTCACTGTTCTTGTCTCTCCTCACGTCAACAAAGACGCACGTGATCAGTACGAAATTCGTACTCACAAGCGTTTGATCGACATCGTTGAACCAACAGATAAAACTGTTGATGCTTTGATGCGTTTAGATCTTGCTGCTGGCGTTGATGTTCAAATCAGCCTAGGTTAA
- the rplC gene encoding 50S ribosomal protein L3, with product MIGLVGRKVGMTRVFTEEGVSIPVTVVEVEANRVSQVRTLETDGYAAIQVTAGAKKANRVSKPEAGHFAKAGVEAGRGLWEFRLENGEEFEVGAELNVELFNEIKKVDVTGTSKGKGFQGAVKRWNFRTQDMTHGNSLSHRAPGSIGQCQTPGRVFKGKKMAGHMGAERVTTQNLEIVRVDAERNLLLIKGAVPGAIGGNVIVKPAVKA from the coding sequence ATGATTGGTCTAGTCGGTCGTAAAGTGGGTATGACCCGCGTATTTACCGAAGAAGGCGTTTCTATCCCTGTAACAGTTGTTGAGGTTGAAGCGAACCGTGTTTCTCAAGTGCGTACACTTGAAACTGATGGTTATGCTGCAATCCAAGTAACTGCAGGCGCTAAGAAAGCCAACCGTGTATCTAAGCCTGAAGCTGGTCACTTTGCGAAAGCAGGTGTTGAAGCAGGTCGCGGTCTTTGGGAATTCCGTTTAGAAAACGGTGAAGAGTTTGAAGTTGGCGCTGAGCTGAACGTAGAACTGTTCAATGAAATCAAAAAAGTAGACGTTACTGGTACATCTAAAGGTAAGGGTTTCCAAGGCGCTGTTAAGCGTTGGAACTTCCGTACTCAAGATATGACTCACGGTAACTCTTTGTCTCACCGTGCACCGGGTTCAATTGGCCAATGTCAAACTCCAGGTCGCGTGTTTAAAGGCAAAAAAATGGCTGGTCACATGGGTGCTGAGCGTGTAACGACTCAAAACCTAGAGATCGTACGTGTTGACGCTGAGCGCAATCTGCTTCTTATTAAAGGTGCAGTCCCTGGTGCTATCGGCGGTAACGTTATCGTAAAACCAGCTGTTAAAGCATAA